Proteins found in one Plectropomus leopardus isolate mb chromosome 9, YSFRI_Pleo_2.0, whole genome shotgun sequence genomic segment:
- the LOC121947792 gene encoding 1-phosphatidylinositol 4,5-bisphosphate phosphodiesterase beta-1-like → MVSLLPGKLVGQQVKRGWDDRTLSVDQMTEFINNKQRDPRLNEILYPPLRPAQTHSLMERFQHDKEQLQQGVISLQALSSYLSSDENGVIPPEKLDQSEDMSFPLSHYIINSSHNTYLTAGQLAGSSSVEMYRQVLLAGCRCVELDVWKGRTAEEEPVITHGFTMTSEIPFKEVIEAIAECAFKTSPFPVILSFENHVDSLKQQAKMAEYCQSIFGEALLIDPLDKYPLESGVPLPSPQELMGKILIKNKKSHKPSNNTDTKRLTDQPANQSNEPVSPSNNTGEMEAESEEDDDDEDDDCKKGSAEREAVATEEMSTLVNYVQPTKFNSFEASKKAARCYHMSSFVETKALEHLTKSPVEFVEYNKSQLSRIYPKGTRVDSSNFMPQLFWNAGCQLVALNYQTIDLSMQLNLFMFEYNGRSGYRLKPEFMRRPDKHFDPFTENTVDGIVANTLSVKVISGQFLTEKRVGVYVEVDMFGLPADTRRKALKTKTSQNNNAVNPVWDEEPIVFKKVILPTLASLRIAAFEEGGKFIGHRIIPVSAVRPGRYFKIQQTGHKVTHFTLLTLLTLLTLLTLLTLGQSEGFLSARQPSALRLLLSERRSAT, encoded by the exons ATGGTGTCCCTGTTACCAGGTAAACTGGTTGGTCAGCAGGTTAAACG AGGATGGGACGACCGCACGCTGTCAGTCGATCAGATGACAGAGTTCATCAACAACAAGCAGAGAGACCCGCGGCTCAACGAAATCCTCTACCCGCCTCTCCGTCCTGCACAGACGCACTCTCTGATGGAGCGCTTCCAACATGACaaggagcagctgcagcaag GCGTCATCTCTCTCCAGGCGTTGTCCAGTTATCTGTCCAGTGACGAGAACGGAGTCATCCCTCCAGAGAAACTGGATCAGTCTGAAGACATGAGCTTCCCCCTGTCACACTACATCATCAACTCATCACACAATACATACCtgacag CGGGCCAGCTGGCGGGGAGCTCCTCGGTGGAGATGTACCGGCAGGTTCTCCTGGCCGGATGCCGCTGTGTGGAGCTGGATGTGTGGAAAGGAAGAACTGCTGAGGAGGAACCCGTCATCACACACGGCTTCACCATGACATCGGAAATCCCTTTTaag gaagtGATTGAAGCTATTGCAGAGTGCGCCTTCAAGACGTCACCGTTCCCCGTCATCCTCTCCTTCGAAAACCACGTGGACTC TTTGAAGCAGCAGGCTAAAATGGCTGAATATTGTCAGTCTATTTTCGGAGAAGCACTGCTGATTGACCCTCTGGACAAATACCCT ctggagTCCGGCGTCCCTCTGCCGAGTCCGCAGGAGCTGATGGGCAAAATCCTCATCAAGAACAAGAAATCCCACAAACCCTCCAACAACACCGACACCAAACGACTGACGGACCAGCCTGCCAATCAGAGCAACGAGCCGGTGTCTCCTAGCAACAACACCGGAG AGATGGAGGCTGAGAGtgaggaagatgatgatgatgaagatgatgattgTAAAAAG ggctCAGCGGAGCGGGAGGCCGTGGCCACGGAGGAAATGTCCACTCTGGTAAACTACGTCCAGCCGACCAAGTTCAACTCCTTCGAGGCTTCAAAGA aggcgGCCCGCTGTTACCACATGTCGTCTTTCGTGGAGACCAAAGCTTTGGAGCATCTCACAAAGTCACCAGTGGAGTTCGTAGA ATATAATAAATCCCAGCTGAGTCGCATCTATCCGAAAGGAACCCGAGTCGACTCGTCCAACTTTATGCCTCAACTTTTTTGGAACGCCGGCTGTCAGCTGGTGGCTCTAAACTACCAAACTATAG ATCTGTCCATGCAGCTGAACCTCTTCATGTTCGAGTACAACGGCCGGAGCGGCTACAGACTGAAGCCGGAGTTCATGAGGCGGCCGGACAAACACTTCGACCCcttcacagaaaacacagtggACGGCATCGTAGCCAACACCCTCTCTGTGAAG GTGATTTCGGGTCAGTTTCTGACTGAAAAGCGGGTGGGTGTGTACGTGGAGGTGGACATGTTCGGACTCCCCGCAGACACCAGGAGGAAAGCGCTGAAGACCAAAACCTCCCAGAACAACAACGCCGTCAACCCCGTGTGGGACGAAGAGCCGATTGTCTTCAAAAAG GTGATTCTTCCGACTCTGGCGTCTCTGAGAATCGCTGCTTTTGAGGAAGGAGGGAAGTTTATCGGCCATCGGATTATTCCGGTGTCTGCCGTCAGACCAGGTAGATACTTca